The Zingiber officinale cultivar Zhangliang chromosome 9A, Zo_v1.1, whole genome shotgun sequence genome window below encodes:
- the LOC122019800 gene encoding uncharacterized protein LOC122019800, with the protein MAEETEPAPEVTDSAAGLLSQARQLVPEALAEARAAAGFPARWSSIASKIERVAPSLSDLSSLPSFSRNALCWELLQSVTIALRDAIGLACRSGAPSGKLQMQSDLDAVSSELDLVLDDCALLVKTGVLDDSAAAAAAAPHSLDKIRVLLARLQIGHAEAKHRAVDALLEAMREDERSVTTALGRSNVSALIRLLGSTSVKIKEKAATAICLLAESGSCENLIVSEAVLPPLIRLSESGSLICRQKALTSLQRLSVSTETARSIVGHGGVRPLVDVCQAGDSICQSAASGTLKNLSAVPEVRQTLVEEGTICVMIDLLNRGIVLSSKEHAAECLLNLTASNDASRRLVVEEGGAPSLLAFLDGPLPKEPAVGALRNLIGAATVDSLVSLGLLPRLLHVLRDGSLGAQQAAASIICRISNSNEAKRSIGELGCLPLLATMLEAITNTAREVAAQAIAGLISLPQNKSELKKDDKTVIVLVRLLDPNPQNTATKYAISCLQSLSSSKRCRKLMLSYGAAGSLEKLAEVDMAGAKKLLKRLEKNKLRNLFIRKTGRYVLP; encoded by the coding sequence ATGGCCGAAGAGACTGAGCCCGCGCCTGAGGTCACCGACTCCGCCGCGGGCCTCCTTTCCCAAGCACGGCAGCTCGTTCCCGAGGCCCTCGCCGAAGCTCGCGCCGCCGCTGGCTTCCCGGCGCGATGGAGCTCCATCGCTTCCAAGATCGAGCGCGTCGCCCCCTCTCTCTCCGACCTCTCCAGCCTTCCCTCCTTCTCCAGGAACGCGCTCTGCTGGGAACTGCTCCAGTCAGTGACCATCGCCCTCCGCGACGCCATCGGTCTCGCCTGCCGCAGCGGCGCTCCCTCAGGGAAGCTCCAAATGCAGAGCGACCTCGATGCTGTTTCCAGTGAGCTAGACCTCGTGCTCGATGACTGCGCGCTGCTGGTGAAGACCGGTGTGCTTGACGAttcggccgccgccgccgccgctgcgcCTCACTCACTCGACAAAATACGCGTGCTGCTCGCGCGCTTGCAGATCGGGCACGCGGAGGCCAAGCACCGGGCGGTGGACGCCCTCCTGGAAGCGATGAGGGAGGACGAGAGGAGCGTGACGACCGCTCTCGGGCGAAGCAACGTCTCGGCTCTCATACGCTTGCTCGGATCCACCTCCGTCAAGATCAAGGAGAAGGCGGCCACTGCTATCTGCTTGCTGGCCGAGTCCGGTAGCTGCGAGAATCTCATTGTTTCAGAGGCCGTGCTTCCTCCTCTGATTCGGCTATCAGAATCCGGGAGCTTGATTTGTCGACAGAAAGCCTTAACTTCGCTGCAGAGACTATCCGTCTCCACCGAAACCGCACGATCCATAGTTGGCCATGGAGGTGTTCGACCTCTGGTCGATGTTTGTCAGGCAGGGGACTCGATTTGCCAATCGGCCGCCTCTGGCACTCTGAAGAATCTCTCCGCCGTGCCGGAGGTCCGTCAGACGTTGGTGGAAGAAGGCACTATCTGTGTCATGATCGACCTCCTCAACCGCGGAATTGTTCTTAGTTCCAAAGAGCACGCCGCGGAGTGCTTGCTCAATCTCACTGCGAGCAACGACGCCTCGAGGAGGCTCGTCGTAGAGGAGGGCGGAGCTCCCAGCCTCTTAGCCTTCCTGGACGGCCCGCTGCCGAAGGAACCCGCCGTCGGTGCATTGCGGAACTTGATCGGCGCCGCCACCGTCGACAGCCTCGTGTCCCTCGGTCTCCTCCCCCGGCTGCTTCACGTGCTCAGGGACGGCTCTCTCGGCGCGCAGCAAGCCGCCGCATCCATCATTTGCCGAATTTCCAATTCCAACGAGGCGAAGAGATCCATTGGCGAGCTGGGTTGCCTTCCTCTGCTCGCCACAATGCTCGAAGCCATAACAAACACGGCGAGGGAGGTCGCAGCTCAGGCCATCGCCGGACTCATCAGCCTTCCGCAGAACAAAAGCGAGCTCAAGAAGGATGACAAGACCGTGATCGTTCTAGTCCGCTTGCTGGATCCGAATCCTCAGAACACAGCAACAAAATATGCAATCTCTTGCCTTCAGTCCTTGTCATCGAGCAAGAGGTGCAGGAAGCTGATGCTCTCTTACGGTGCAGCTGGATCCCTCGAGAAGCTGGCTGAAGTAGACATGGCTGGCGCCAAAAAACTGCTCAAAAGATTGGAGAAGAACAAGTTGAGGAACTTGTTCATCAGAAAAACAGGCAGATATGTTCTACCTTAA
- the LOC122021919 gene encoding probable methyltransferase PMT15 — protein MAGAASPYSGVWKPYRPYLKRTNIVQLGVVALLCSASYFLGIWQHGGGSTSGTSTVLTAVSCERNTSAGGAGAVTLDFTIQHGADQAAEEPTAVRKFPACDIKYSEYTPCEDRDRSLRFDRDRLIYRERHCPEKGELLKCLIPAPPGYRNPFPWPASRERAWFANVPHKELAVEKAVQNWIRVYGDKFRFPGGGTMFPNGADAYIDDIDRLIPLRDGSIRTAVDTGCGVASWGAYLLSRNVIAMSFAPRDSHEAQVQFALERGVPAMIGVLASIRLPYPSRAFDMAHCSRCLIPWHLYGGQYLMEIDRILRPGGYWILSGPPINWKKHWRGWNRTQGDLSSEQSAIEAVANSLCWKKLADNGDIAIWQKPINHLACKFMNSSLFCQSNNPDTAWHTKMETCITPLPEVANMDEIAGGEIKKWPERLTAVPPRIATRSLPGLTSEMFLQDSEIWRKRVGYYKSLINQLGQKGGYRNLLDMNACFGGFAAALIDYPLWVMNTVPTIANRNTLGVIYQRGLIGTYQDWCQAMSTYPRTYDLIHGYSIFTLYKDKCEMEDILLEMDRILRPKGTVILRDDIDMLVKIKDAADGMRWKSQIIDHENGPLEREKILLAVKTYWTAPGPNQE, from the exons ATGGCTGGCGCCGCCAGTCCTTACTCCGGCGTCTGGAAGCCTTACCGTCCCTACTTGAAGCGCACCAATATTGTCCAACTAGGCGTCGTCGCCCTCCTTTGCTCTGCCTCCTACTTCCTCGGAATCTGGCAGCACGGCGGCGGCTCCACCTCCGGCACCTCCACCGTCCTCACCGCCGTCTCTTGCGAAAGGAATACCTCGGCCGGAGGTGCTGGCGCTGTTACGCTCGACTTCACCATCCAGCACGGGGCGGACCAGGCGGCGGAGGAACCGACCGCCGTGCGGAAGTTCCCGGCCTGCGACATCAAGTACTCGGAGTACACGCCGTGCGAGGACCGGGACCGGTCGCTGCGGTTCGACCGCGACCGGCTAATCTACCGGGAGCGGCACTGCCCGGAGAAGGGTGAGCTGCTTAAGTGCTTAATCCCGGCGCCGCCGGGGTACAGGAACCCCTTCCCTTGGCCGGCGAGCAGGGAGAGAGCGTGGTTCGCCAACGTGCCGCACAAGGAGCTGGCGGTCGAGAAGGCGGTCCAAAACTGGATCCGCGTCTACGGCGATAAGTTCCGGTTCCCGGGCGGCGGCACCATGTTCCCCAACGGCGCCGATGCGTACATTGACGACATCGATCGCCTCATCCCTCTTCGAGACGGGTCGATCCGGACCGCCGTGGACACCGGTTGCGGG GTGGCGAGCTGGGGAGCTTACCTTCTCTCCCGCAACGTCATAGCAATGTCGTTCGCCCCTCGGGACTCGCACGAGGCGCAGGTCCAATTCGCGCTCGAGCGCGGCGTTCCGGCGATGATCGGCGTTCTCGCCTCCATCCGCCTCCCATACCCGTCGAGGGCCTTCGACATGGCCCACTGCTCGCGATGCCTCATCCCGTGGCATCTCTACG GCGGGCAGTACTTGATGGAGATCGACCGCATTCTCCGCCCCGGCGGCTACTGGATCCTCTCCGGCCCGCCGATCAACTGGAAGAAGCACTGGCGGGGCTGGAACCGGACGCAGGGCGACTTGAGCTCCGAGCAGTCCGCCATCGAAGCCGTCGCCAATAGCCTCTGCTGGAAGAAACTCGCAGATAATGGAGACATCGCCATCTGGCAGAAGCCCATCAACCACCTCGCCTGCAAATTCATGAACTCGTCCCTGTTCTGCCAATCCAACAATCCAGACACCGCATG GCACACCAAAATGGAAACTTGCATAACTCCACTGCCCGAGGTGGCCAACATGGACGAGATCGCCGGCGGAGAGATCAAGAAGTGGCCGGAGAGACTAACGGCGGTGCCCCCGAGGATCGCAACGAGAAGTCTTCCAGGACTCACATCGGAAATGTTCTTGCAAGACTCTGAGATATGGAGGAAGAGGGTCGGCTACTACAAGTCATTGATCAACCAATTAGGCCAGAAGGGTGGATACCGCAATTTGCTAGATATGAATGCATGCTTTGGCGGCTTCGCGGCTGCCCTCATCGACTATCCCCTTTGGGTCATGAACACAGTCCCGACCATCGCAAACAGAAACACCCTTGGAGTCATCTACCAGCGCGGCCTAATTGGTACCTATCAAGATTG GTGTCAAGCAATGTCTACATATCCGAGAACTTACGATCTCATTCATGGCTATTCAATCTTCACCCTTTATAAGGACAA ATGTGAAATGGAGGACATTTTATTGGAGATGGATAGGATCTTGAGGCCTAAAGGCACCGTGATTTTGAGAGACGACATCGATATGTTAGTGAAGATAAAGGATGCTGCCGACGGAATGAGATGGAAGAGTCAGATCATCGATCACGAAAATGGCCcgttagagagggagaagatcctTTTGGCCGTTAAGACCTACTGGACTGCTCCGGGGCCAAACCAAGAGTAG
- the LOC122019806 gene encoding protein IQ-DOMAIN 22-like: MGKATRWLRSLFGGKKPDADGTAAAKEKRRWGFAMPLREKAQQRWRGAQSAASAVVGAEERKGSYREAFAAAAEEDEEEKQSKRAIAVAAATAAVAEAAVAAAQAAAVVVRLTSSGRAPVGFSPVAIRKREEAAAIMIQAAFRGYLARRALKALRGLVKLQALVRGNIVRKQAAETLRCMQALVRVQARARACRVLRSERCRFEKAPTCHVRSSSRPATSDSNIQDRVGLNWLERWMEERYWVSRGAVNAKKSGNGAPMDDEKNAKILEVDPGKPQFHHKRRNAHNHSSCSTLTSDPNSHSFLTAPDSPSVESTAAQHFVPSQTSVEMQQSLSHLRFPFESGGYGESPQFYSASSRPGSSRRGAFTPSKSECSGSLFSGYSDYPNYMANTESSKAKVRSHSAPKQRPDRHNPTGPLAQRSSSLHAKFAHKAYPGSGRLDRLGMPIGT, translated from the exons ATGGGGAAGGCCACGAGGTGGCTCCGCAGCCTCTTCGGAGGGAAGAAGCCTGATGCCGACGGGACCGCGGCGGCCAAGGAGAAGCGGAGGTGGGGCTTCGCGATGCCGCTGCGGGAGAAGGCGCAGCAGCGGTGGAGGGGAGCGCAGTCAGCGGCGTCGGCCGTGGTGGGCGCGGAGGAGCGGAAGGGGTCGTACAGGGAAGCTTTCGCCGCGGCGGCAGAGGAGGACGAGGAGGAGAAGCAGAGCAAGCGCGCGATTGCCGTCGCCGCGGCTACCGCTGCGGTGGCGGAGGCTGCCGTGGCCGCCGCGCAGGCCGCGGCGGTCGTCGTCCGGCTGACCAGCAGCGGAAGGGCCCCCGTAGGGTTTTCCCCGGTCGCGATCCGCAAGCGGGAGGAAGCCGCGGCGATCATGATCCAGGCCGCGTTCCGTGGTTACTTG GCAAGGAGGGCATTGAAGGCGCTGAGAGGGCTTGTGAAGCTACAGGCACTGGTCAGAGGCAACATTGTCAGGAAGCAGGCGGCAGAGACCCTGCGGTGCATGCAGGCCCTGGTGAGGGTCCAAGCCCGGGCCCGGGCGTGCCGTGTCCTCAGATCGGAGCGGTGCAGGTTCGAGAAGGCTCCCACCTGCCATGTT AGGAGTTCATCAAGGCCAGCTACTTCTGATTCGAACATCCAGGACCGAGTAGGATTGAACTGGTTGGAACGGTGGATGGAGGAACGCTACTGGGTCAGCCGAGGGGCTGTCAATGCGAAGAAGTCAGGCAATGGTGCTCCCATGGACGACGAGAAGAATGCCAAGATCTTGGAAGTTGACCCAGGGAAGCCACAATTCCACCACAAGAGGCGCAACGCCCACAACCACTCCTCCTGCTCCACGCTGACTTCGGACCCAAACAGCCACAGCTTCCTCACTGCGCCGGACTCGCCCTCCGTGGAATCCACAGCAGCCCAGCACTTCGTCCCCAGCCAAACCTCAGTCGAAATGCAGCAATCTCTAAGCCACTTGAGGTTCCCTTTCGAGTCAGGCGGCTACGGCGAGAGCCCTCAGTTCTACTCTGCCTCGTCGAGGCCCGGGAGCTCGAGAAGAGGTGCATTCACTCCTTCGAAAAGTGAGTGCTCTGGGAGCCTCTTCAGTGGCTACTCGGACTACCCAAACTACATGGCAAACACCGAGTCATCGAAGGCGAAGGTGCGATCGCACAGCGCCCCTAAGCAGAGGCCGGACCGGCACAATCCCACAGGGCCGTTGGCTCAGAGGTCATCTTCTCTACATGCCAAGTTCGCACACAAGGCTTACCCTGGTTCAGGCAGGCTGGATAGATTAGGCATGCCAATAGGGACTTGA
- the LOC122021348 gene encoding pyridoxal reductase, chloroplastic-like, with protein MALVWPVTAAARGVHFECRASKEVARPRPSSTPPTGSKIFKLPPRIGPLFWPWEKVKVGPLSVSPMGFGTWAWGNQLLWGYREDMDTALQEVFNLALRNGITLFDTADSYGTGRLNGQSERLLGKFIGEFQGPSIRNNIVIATKFAAYPWRLTAAQFVKACKSSLERLQLDQIGIGQLHWSTANYAPLQEKALWDGLVAMYEEGLVRAVGVSNYGPKQLIKIHDYLESRGVPLSSAQVQFSLLSMSEAQMELKQVCDSLGICLIAYSPLGLGMLTGKYTAANLPPGPRALLFRQVLPGLVPLLNSLKNISERRQKTMSQVAINWCICKGTVPIPGIKSVGQAKENLGALGWRLSSDEVLELESAAMSSSKKMIQNIFQTK; from the exons aTGGCTTTGGTTTGGCCGGTAACAGCGGCAGCACGCGGGGTCCACTTCGAGTGTAGGGCTTCGAAGGAAGTAGCGCGGCCACGGCCGTCCTCTACTCCGCCCACCGGAAGCAAGATTTTCAAGCTCCCCCCTCGAATCGGACCTCTCTTCTGGCCGTGGGAAAAG GTTAAAGTTGGCCCGTTATCTGTCTCGCCAATGGGATTTGGAACTTGGGCTTGGGGAAATCAGCTACTCTGGGGATATAGAGAAGACATGGATACCGCATTGCAGGAGGTATTTAATTTGGCTCTCAGGAATGGAATCACTCTCTTTGATACCGCCGATTCCTACGGGACAGGAAGGTTGAATGGACAAAGTGAAAGACTTCTTGGGAAGTTCATTGGTGAATTTCAAG GACCAAGTATTAGAAATAACATAGTGATTGCTACAAAGTTTGCTGCATATCCATGGCGCCTGACAGCTGCACAGTTTGTTAAAGCCTGCAA GTCTTCATTAGAAAGGTTGCAACTTGATCAAATTGGCATAGGTCAATTACATTGGTCTACTGCAAATTATGCTCCTTTACAGGAAAAGGCTCTTTGGGATGGCCTTGTTGCAATGTATGAAGAG GGATTAGTTCGTGCTGTTGGTGTTAGCAATTATGGTCCAAAGCAACTCATTAAGATTCATGATTATCTAGAATCTCGAGGTGTGCCATTAAGTTCGGCTCAG GTCCAGTTCTCTTTGCTGAGTATGAGTGAAGCTCAAATGGAACTCAAACAAGTATGTGATTCTCTTGGCATTTGTTTGATTGCATACAGCCCTCTTGGGCTAGGAATGCTAACCGGGAAATACACAGCAGCTAATCTACCTCCTGGACCGCG GGCTTTACTGTTTCGTCAAGTGCTCCCCGGTTTAGTTCCTTTACTCAATTCCCTGAAAAACATATCTGAAAGGAGGCAGAAAACAATGTCACAG GTTGCGATAAACTGGTGTATTTGCAAGGGGACTGTTCCGATTCCTGGAATAAAGTCAGTGGGGCAAGCAAAGGAGAACCTGGGAGCCCTCGGTTGGAGACTAAGCTCTGATGAGGTTTTGGAGCTGGAATCAGCAGCTATGAGTTCAAGTAAGAAGATGATTCAAAACATCTTCCAAACCAAATAA